The following coding sequences are from one Kallotenue papyrolyticum window:
- a CDS encoding YihY/virulence factor BrkB family protein, which translates to MRKWIDLLKETYREWSQDNCLQIGAALSFYTLGSLIPLLLVLTSIMTYVALFTGYGQSITNDVLNYIRENVGEETANALNTALETRSQELATGSIISAAVGFVTLLLTASGVFGQLSAAFDQIWDVPPEERPQGIWGMIRAKLFSFGMVLAVAFILLVSTILTAVINALAERLSTYIPGGSLWLPLVNILVQLALISFVFMLLFKYLPSTRVAWRDVAYAGVLTAVLWIIGQQLLALYLSRSGFSSYGVIGGVLAFLVYVYYSSQIVFFGGEFTQVYARHYGSRAGQPVPATSPAGPTEATGAQRDDRRFTQHEALAAARTRQIAAATVAGVLGLVTGALVGVLGLMLGAARGVARLRQR; encoded by the coding sequence ATGCGGAAATGGATCGACCTGCTTAAGGAAACCTATCGGGAGTGGTCGCAGGACAATTGCCTGCAGATCGGCGCAGCGCTGTCGTTCTACACGCTTGGCTCGCTGATCCCGCTGCTGCTGGTACTGACCTCGATCATGACCTATGTCGCGCTGTTCACCGGTTACGGTCAGAGCATAACCAATGACGTGCTGAACTATATCCGCGAGAATGTCGGCGAGGAGACCGCCAACGCGCTCAACACCGCCCTGGAAACGCGCAGCCAGGAGCTGGCGACCGGCAGCATCATCAGCGCAGCCGTAGGCTTTGTGACGTTGCTGCTCACGGCATCAGGTGTTTTCGGCCAGCTCAGCGCCGCCTTCGACCAGATCTGGGATGTGCCGCCTGAAGAGCGGCCCCAGGGCATCTGGGGCATGATCCGCGCCAAACTCTTTTCCTTCGGCATGGTGCTGGCGGTGGCCTTTATTCTGCTGGTCTCGACGATTCTGACCGCGGTGATCAACGCGTTGGCCGAACGCTTGTCGACATACATCCCCGGCGGCAGCCTGTGGCTGCCGCTGGTCAACATTCTGGTGCAGCTCGCGCTGATCTCGTTCGTGTTCATGCTGCTCTTCAAATATCTGCCCAGCACGCGCGTTGCATGGCGCGATGTGGCCTACGCTGGCGTGCTGACCGCGGTGCTGTGGATCATCGGCCAGCAACTGTTGGCGCTGTACCTCAGCCGCTCCGGTTTTTCCAGCTATGGCGTGATCGGCGGCGTGCTGGCCTTTCTGGTGTACGTGTACTATTCAAGCCAGATCGTCTTTTTCGGCGGCGAGTTCACGCAGGTATACGCGCGGCACTACGGCAGTCGCGCCGGGCAGCCGGTGCCCGCTACGTCGCCGGCCGGGCCGACGGAGGCGACCGGCGCGCAGAGGGACGATCGGCGCTTCACGCAGCACGAGGCGCTGGCCGCGGCGCGCACGCGTCAGATCGCGGCGGCGACGGTGGCCGGCGTGCTGGGCCTGGTGACAGGCGCCCTGGTTGGCGTGCTGGGCCTGATGCTCGGCGCAGCGCGCGGCGTCGCACGGCTGCGCCAGCGCTAA
- a CDS encoding dihydrolipoamide acetyltransferase family protein, producing the protein MTIEFKMPKLGESVTEGTIGRWLKRPGDTLEQYEPMLEVTTDKVDTEVSSPINGRLLEILVPEGATVPVGTVIARLAPADEAGDGAGEATPRAAGEAAAATPSVSQSAGAQASYISPAVARLAAEHNVDLQQIKGTGSGGRITKKDVEAFVAARAAQPAAREAPVEQAQVQQALEVGPRSAEEERAPTAMPAAPAAPARPKPAATPRPAVEPAPPPAVEPAPALGPDDELVPLSPMRRAIAEHMLRSKRTAPHVTTVMEADLSRILAHREQHRRDFERQGVKLTFTPYFVQAVVAGLRQVPIVNATFSDDGIIMHGRINIGIAVAIPDGLIVPVIKDADDKSLLGLARVVNDLAERARTRRLQPDETQGGTFTITNHGVSGSLFAMPIINQPQAAILGVGAIQKRAVVISDNGLDALAIRPMCYLSLTFDHRLIDGATADEFLMAVKRALESYTA; encoded by the coding sequence ATGACGATCGAGTTCAAAATGCCCAAGCTCGGCGAGAGCGTGACCGAAGGCACGATTGGCCGCTGGCTGAAACGGCCCGGCGATACGCTCGAACAGTACGAGCCGATGCTGGAAGTAACTACCGACAAGGTCGATACCGAGGTCTCCTCACCGATCAACGGCCGACTACTCGAAATTCTGGTGCCCGAGGGCGCCACCGTGCCGGTCGGCACGGTGATTGCGCGCCTGGCGCCCGCCGACGAAGCCGGTGACGGCGCCGGCGAGGCCACCCCGCGTGCGGCCGGCGAGGCGGCTGCCGCAACCCCGTCCGTGTCGCAGAGCGCCGGCGCGCAGGCGAGCTACATCTCGCCCGCGGTAGCACGCCTGGCTGCCGAACACAACGTCGATCTGCAGCAGATCAAGGGCACCGGCAGCGGCGGACGCATCACCAAGAAGGATGTCGAGGCGTTTGTCGCGGCGCGGGCCGCTCAGCCGGCAGCACGGGAAGCCCCCGTCGAACAGGCGCAGGTGCAACAGGCACTGGAGGTCGGGCCGCGCAGCGCCGAGGAGGAGCGCGCGCCCACAGCCATGCCTGCCGCACCCGCCGCGCCCGCGCGCCCAAAGCCTGCCGCCACGCCACGGCCGGCGGTTGAGCCCGCACCCCCGCCGGCGGTCGAACCCGCGCCGGCGCTTGGCCCCGACGATGAGCTGGTGCCGCTCTCGCCCATGCGCCGCGCCATCGCCGAGCACATGCTGCGCTCCAAGCGCACGGCGCCGCATGTCACTACGGTGATGGAGGCCGACTTGAGTCGCATCCTCGCGCACCGCGAGCAGCACCGGCGCGACTTCGAGCGCCAGGGTGTCAAGCTGACCTTCACGCCCTATTTCGTGCAGGCAGTGGTAGCCGGGCTACGCCAGGTGCCGATCGTCAACGCCACCTTCAGCGATGATGGCATCATCATGCATGGGCGCATCAACATCGGCATCGCAGTTGCCATTCCCGATGGGCTGATCGTGCCGGTGATCAAGGATGCCGACGACAAGAGCCTGCTGGGACTGGCACGCGTGGTCAACGATCTGGCCGAACGCGCGCGCACGCGGCGCCTGCAGCCCGATGAAACGCAGGGCGGCACCTTCACCATTACCAACCATGGCGTGTCGGGCTCGCTCTTCGCTATGCCGATCATCAATCAGCCGCAGGCGGCGATCCTGGGCGTGGGCGCGATCCAGAAGCGCGCCGTGGTGATCAGCGACAATGGCCTGGACGCGCTCGCCATCCGCCCGATGTGCTACCTGAGTCTGACCTTCGATCATCGCCTGATCGATGGCGCGACGGCCGATGAGTTTCTGATGGCGGTCAAGCGCGCGCTGGAGAGCTACACCGCTTGA
- a CDS encoding alpha-ketoacid dehydrogenase subunit beta — protein sequence MAELSLIEALRAGIDEAMAADERVFIFGEDVGKRGGVFRVTEGLQDKYGPWRVIDSPLAEGIIVGACIGAALYGMRPIAEIQFADFIWPAMNQIVSEAARICYRSNGDWNVPLVIRAPYGGGIHGALYHSQSVESIFAHVPGLKVVVPATPYDVKGMIRSAIDDPNPVLFFEHKKTYRLIKGQVPDGEYRVPIGKADVKRQGSDVTVITYGLMLHYALEAAEALAGTDGIETEVLDLRSVRPLDVEAILASARKTGKVLIVHEDNLTAGIGAEVAALIAEHAFEYLDAPIMRLCGPDVPAMPFAATLEEAFMPSPEKIAAKLRELAAY from the coding sequence ATGGCGGAGCTATCTCTGATTGAAGCATTGCGCGCCGGCATCGATGAGGCCATGGCCGCCGATGAGCGCGTGTTCATCTTCGGCGAGGATGTTGGCAAGCGTGGCGGTGTCTTCCGCGTCACCGAAGGGTTGCAGGACAAGTACGGGCCCTGGCGCGTGATCGACTCACCACTGGCCGAGGGCATCATTGTCGGCGCGTGTATCGGCGCGGCGCTCTACGGCATGCGTCCCATCGCCGAGATCCAGTTCGCCGACTTCATCTGGCCGGCGATGAACCAGATCGTCAGCGAAGCGGCACGCATCTGCTACCGCTCCAACGGCGACTGGAACGTGCCGCTGGTGATTCGCGCGCCCTATGGCGGCGGCATTCACGGCGCGCTCTACCACTCGCAGTCGGTTGAGTCGATCTTTGCCCACGTGCCGGGCCTCAAGGTCGTCGTCCCGGCCACGCCCTACGATGTCAAGGGCATGATCCGCAGCGCCATCGACGATCCCAACCCGGTGCTGTTCTTCGAACACAAAAAGACCTATCGCCTGATCAAGGGCCAGGTGCCCGACGGCGAGTACCGCGTGCCGATCGGCAAGGCCGATGTCAAGCGCCAGGGCAGCGACGTCACGGTGATCACCTACGGTCTGATGCTGCACTACGCGCTCGAAGCTGCCGAAGCGCTTGCCGGCACCGACGGCATCGAAACCGAGGTGCTCGATCTGCGCAGCGTGCGTCCACTCGACGTTGAGGCGATCCTGGCCAGCGCGCGCAAAACCGGCAAGGTGCTGATCGTCCACGAGGACAACCTCACCGCCGGCATCGGCGCGGAGGTCGCGGCGCTGATCGCCGAACACGCCTTTGAATATCTGGACGCGCCGATCATGCGGCTCTGCGGTCCCGATGTGCCGGCGATGCCCTTCGCCGCCACGCTGGAGGAAGCGTTCATGCCATCGCCGGAGAAGATCGCCGCCAAGCTGCGCGAGCTGGCTGCCTATTAG
- a CDS encoding thiamine pyrophosphate-dependent dehydrogenase E1 component subunit alpha, with the protein MTDVQPGSVATGLDHGDLVAIYEKMLLARLLDERQWILNRQGKAPFVISCQGHEAAQVGSAYALTPGKDWILPYYRDLGVVLTLGVTPSEVMMGLFARAGDPNSGGRQMPAHYGYRKLKIVTQSSPTGTQVPHAVGIGLGIKIRNELAGRIVDDAVAWVSFGEGTSSQGEVHEAMNLAGIHRLPVIFVCENNGYAISVPQRMQMGIENVADRAAGYGFPGVVVDGGDPIACYEATLAAVERARRGEGPTLLEFKCVRLTPHSSDDNDRTYRTPEEIKAIRQHDPLARFAAYLQAEGILNEAREAELRERIKRLVNEATAAAEAAPPPDPATLLQHVYCGDQ; encoded by the coding sequence ATGACCGATGTGCAGCCGGGGAGTGTCGCGACCGGTCTTGACCACGGCGATCTGGTCGCGATCTACGAGAAGATGCTGCTGGCGCGGCTGCTCGACGAGCGGCAGTGGATCCTCAACCGCCAGGGCAAGGCCCCCTTTGTGATCTCCTGTCAGGGCCATGAAGCGGCCCAGGTAGGCAGCGCCTACGCGCTGACGCCGGGCAAGGACTGGATCTTGCCCTACTACCGCGACCTGGGCGTGGTGCTGACGCTGGGCGTCACACCCAGCGAGGTGATGATGGGCCTCTTTGCGCGCGCCGGCGATCCCAACAGCGGCGGGCGGCAGATGCCTGCACACTACGGCTACCGCAAGCTCAAGATCGTCACGCAATCCTCGCCCACGGGCACGCAGGTGCCCCACGCCGTGGGCATCGGCCTGGGCATCAAAATTCGTAACGAACTGGCCGGACGCATCGTGGATGATGCGGTGGCCTGGGTCTCGTTCGGCGAAGGCACCAGCAGCCAGGGCGAGGTCCACGAGGCCATGAACCTGGCCGGCATACATCGCCTACCGGTGATCTTCGTCTGCGAGAACAACGGCTACGCCATCTCCGTGCCGCAGCGCATGCAGATGGGCATCGAAAACGTGGCCGATCGCGCTGCCGGCTATGGCTTTCCCGGGGTGGTGGTGGACGGCGGTGATCCGATCGCCTGCTACGAAGCCACGCTGGCTGCGGTCGAGCGGGCGCGACGCGGCGAGGGGCCGACCCTGCTGGAGTTCAAGTGCGTGCGCCTGACGCCGCACTCCTCCGACGACAACGATCGCACCTATCGCACCCCCGAAGAGATCAAAGCCATCCGCCAGCACGATCCGCTGGCCCGCTTCGCAGCCTACCTGCAGGCCGAAGGCATCCTGAACGAAGCGCGGGAGGCCGAGCTGCGCGAGCGCATCAAACGCCTGGTTAACGAGGCGACGGCTGCCGCCGAAGCCGCGCCGCCGCCCGATCCTGCGACGCTGCTGCAGCATGTGTACTGTGGCGATCAGTAG
- a CDS encoding Rho termination factor N-terminal domain-containing protein has product MRRWTAKDERQYEHIKEGALERGASEDRAQEIAARTVNKRRREEGRTPNRRTMGTGNPNAPLEQRSRDELYNLAKERDIKGRSRMSKAELIAALRQTR; this is encoded by the coding sequence ATGCGTAGGTGGACCGCCAAAGACGAGCGCCAGTACGAGCACATCAAGGAAGGCGCGCTGGAACGCGGCGCATCCGAGGATCGCGCTCAAGAGATCGCCGCGCGCACCGTCAACAAACGTCGCCGCGAAGAGGGGCGCACACCCAACCGGCGCACGATGGGCACGGGCAACCCCAACGCGCCGCTGGAGCAGCGCAGCCGCGACGAACTCTACAACCTGGCCAAAGAGCGTGACATCAAAGGGCGCAGCCGCATGAGCAAGGCCGAGCTGATCGCCGCCCTGCGCCAGACGCGATAG
- the arsN2 gene encoding arsenic resistance N-acetyltransferase ArsN2 → MSITIERAQPADLEAVRQLLQRSQLPLDGLDAAHLLLLVARRDGAILGCAGLELYSDAALLRSVAVDTTARGQGLGQRLTAAALDLARTYGVQRVYLLTETADGFFPRCGFRPIERDQVEAVIRTSVEWTHSCPASARVMLWQAAQPASRSD, encoded by the coding sequence ATGTCCATCACCATCGAGCGTGCCCAACCCGCTGATCTGGAAGCTGTGCGCCAGTTGTTGCAGCGCAGTCAATTACCGCTCGACGGCCTCGACGCCGCGCATCTGCTCCTGCTGGTGGCGCGCCGCGACGGTGCGATCCTTGGCTGTGCAGGGCTTGAGCTGTATAGCGACGCTGCGCTGTTGCGCTCCGTAGCCGTGGACACCACCGCGCGCGGTCAGGGCCTGGGGCAGCGGTTGACAGCTGCAGCGCTTGATCTGGCCCGCACCTATGGCGTGCAGCGCGTCTACCTCCTCACCGAAACCGCCGACGGCTTTTTTCCACGCTGCGGCTTTCGCCCGATTGAACGCGACCAGGTTGAAGCGGTCATACGTACATCCGTTGAATGGACGCATAGCTGCCCGGCCAGCGCGCGCGTCATGCTGTGGCAGGCAGCGCAGCCGGCTTCGCGGTCCGATTGA
- a CDS encoding lysylphosphatidylglycerol synthase domain-containing protein, with translation MADLHHGRWRAWGRRLVRLMGPALLLIMLWRSDLALVARTLARAEPLPIGLALALALPFAVCKGWRWQLALRMLGARLPLAVATRLWCAGFLWGALTPGQSGDLARAWCLRRSGLPLRLGLFSLALERCSDLALTLAVALLGGLLVWSPTALQAIWLPAGLVLAASLLLWRLPWLWQRLIAPRRSDGLPIALDLRLAPALGLVSALALSWTYLRIGLVCAALDLALAPGLLIAMTAWLALLGPLAPAGLGTRDALLIVALRAAAVPEALLLEQALALSALILLLNLEQMALGALCALRLPMPAAATPASAEAVVPAP, from the coding sequence ATGGCTGATCTTCACCATGGGCGCTGGCGGGCTTGGGGCCGCCGGCTGGTGCGGCTGATGGGTCCGGCGCTGCTGTTGATCATGCTCTGGCGTAGCGATCTGGCGCTGGTGGCGCGGACCCTGGCGCGCGCCGAGCCGCTGCCGATCGGGCTGGCGTTGGCGCTGGCGCTGCCGTTTGCCGTGTGCAAGGGCTGGCGCTGGCAATTGGCGCTGCGCATGCTCGGCGCGCGCTTGCCGTTGGCGGTGGCGACCCGCCTGTGGTGCGCCGGATTCTTGTGGGGCGCGCTGACGCCCGGTCAGAGCGGCGATCTGGCGCGCGCTTGGTGCCTGCGCCGCAGTGGGCTACCCCTGCGGCTTGGGCTGTTCAGTCTGGCGCTGGAGCGCTGCAGCGATCTGGCGCTCACGCTGGCGGTGGCGTTGCTGGGTGGCCTGCTGGTGTGGTCACCGACCGCGCTGCAGGCCATCTGGCTGCCTGCCGGGCTGGTGCTGGCAGCGAGCCTGCTGCTGTGGCGGCTGCCGTGGCTCTGGCAGCGGCTGATCGCGCCCCGCCGCAGCGACGGGCTGCCGATCGCACTCGACCTACGCCTCGCGCCGGCGCTGGGGCTAGTCTCCGCGCTGGCGTTGAGCTGGACCTACCTGCGCATCGGGCTGGTGTGCGCCGCGCTCGACCTTGCGCTCGCGCCCGGTCTGCTGATCGCCATGACCGCCTGGCTAGCACTGCTGGGTCCGCTGGCGCCGGCGGGCCTGGGCACGCGCGACGCGCTGCTGATCGTCGCGCTGCGTGCAGCAGCGGTGCCTGAGGCGCTGTTGCTGGAGCAGGCCCTGGCGCTCTCCGCGCTGATCCTGCTGCTCAACCTGGAGCAGATGGCGCTCGGCGCGCTCTGCGCCCTGCGTCTGCCCATGCCTGCCGCTGCGACGCCTGCCTCGGCGGAAGCGGTTGTGCCTGCGCCCTGA
- a CDS encoding glycosyltransferase family 39 protein, which yields MSLTSRLARRAPAGAIRPAIRAGHRAWWQTLGGLLLLGWGLLISAAHDFGLADEIWFLRVAQRVAAGERLYGDVFFGATPLSIYLSAPLVRLLGVELLVIKALVAACFAASVLLGLRIARQMGVSPAGCALVLLGLLAYAWPRQAGGYTPLAAAGLLATWSATLAWRDAAAHHARYWLIAIGVLAGLTFAAKQNIGLYALAAALTAVALGGAQPWRVGRRTLTALLTVTAAFSLTCLLSILPVLLEGAWSQFVDYGFVNKRTYLRLGPIGYVDELKRLPQRVQRARSLAQAAQLYPHSVLLLIPLALTGLLLALALVRRRRWVLATALLFVAAALAGAYPRFDIEHTAYVAPAALIALVGSAARLSVRRVRYALGLLAALWFGAGSLLINLSALQRMSSPDYEPARLPHLRGILVSRHEQATLAQRAQQLRGALRQERTLLLTPYAAFYYLVSDLPNPTPFDYPLATAFGLHGEQATIAAIQRGEIGSVCLQQPWRSRLRPPELAQYVEHHLVRQHALGACVLYRRRAAVPDGRAAPTGIDE from the coding sequence ATGAGTCTCACGTCGCGCCTTGCGCGCCGCGCTCCCGCCGGCGCGATCCGCCCCGCGATCCGTGCCGGCCACCGGGCGTGGTGGCAAACACTGGGCGGGCTGCTGCTACTCGGCTGGGGCTTGCTGATCAGCGCCGCGCATGATTTCGGCCTGGCCGACGAGATCTGGTTTCTGCGCGTCGCGCAGCGCGTGGCGGCGGGCGAGCGGCTCTATGGCGATGTGTTTTTCGGTGCCACGCCGCTGTCGATCTACCTGAGCGCGCCGCTGGTGCGCCTGCTGGGCGTCGAGCTGCTGGTCATCAAAGCGCTGGTGGCGGCCTGCTTTGCCGCTAGCGTGTTGCTGGGGCTGCGTATCGCGCGGCAGATGGGCGTGTCGCCGGCGGGTTGCGCCCTGGTGCTGCTGGGACTGCTGGCCTATGCCTGGCCGCGGCAGGCGGGCGGCTACACACCGCTGGCGGCTGCCGGCCTGCTGGCCACCTGGAGCGCGACCCTGGCCTGGCGGGACGCGGCCGCGCACCACGCACGGTACTGGTTGATCGCCATTGGCGTGCTGGCCGGGCTGACCTTTGCCGCCAAGCAAAACATCGGGCTCTACGCCCTGGCCGCAGCACTGACGGCAGTTGCGCTGGGCGGCGCGCAGCCGTGGCGCGTCGGGCGCCGGACCCTGACAGCGCTACTGACCGTCACGGCAGCCTTCAGTCTGACCTGTCTGCTGAGCATCCTGCCGGTGCTGCTCGAGGGAGCATGGAGCCAGTTCGTTGACTATGGATTCGTCAACAAACGCACTTATCTGCGCCTGGGCCCGATCGGCTACGTTGATGAGTTGAAGCGCCTGCCACAGCGCGTGCAACGAGCGCGCTCGCTGGCACAGGCGGCACAGCTCTACCCCCACAGCGTGCTGCTGCTGATCCCGCTGGCGCTCACCGGCCTACTGCTCGCACTCGCGTTGGTGCGGCGCCGGCGCTGGGTGCTGGCCACGGCGCTGCTGTTCGTCGCCGCGGCGCTGGCAGGAGCCTACCCGCGCTTCGACATCGAGCATACCGCCTACGTCGCGCCCGCGGCGTTGATCGCGCTGGTGGGCAGCGCAGCCCGGCTGTCGGTGCGCCGGGTGCGCTACGCGCTTGGCCTGCTGGCCGCGCTGTGGTTCGGCGCGGGCAGCCTGCTGATCAACCTCAGCGCGCTGCAACGCATGAGCTCCCCGGACTATGAGCCGGCGCGCCTGCCGCACCTGCGCGGCATCCTGGTCAGCCGGCACGAGCAAGCAACGCTGGCACAGCGCGCGCAGCAGCTACGCGGCGCGCTACGCCAGGAGCGGACCCTGCTGCTGACGCCCTACGCCGCCTTCTACTACCTGGTAAGCGACCTGCCCAACCCCACGCCCTTCGATTACCCGCTGGCCACCGCCTTTGGCCTGCATGGCGAACAGGCAACCATCGCCGCCATCCAGCGCGGCGAGATCGGCAGTGTGTGTCTGCAACAGCCCTGGCGCTCGCGGCTCCGTCCGCCAGAGCTGGCGCAGTATGTCGAGCACCACCTGGTGCGACAGCACGCCCTGGGGGCGTGCGTGCTGTACAGGAGGCGCGCGGCGGTGCCGGACGGGCGCGCTGCTCCGACGGGCATCGATGAGTGA
- a CDS encoding glycosyltransferase family 2 protein — protein sequence MACDLSIVVPVHRNAATLRELHARLSRAAQHSGADYELIFVDDACPQHSLTVLRELAARDARVAVLALAENVGQNTAVLAGLELARGAVAVVLDADLQDPPEAIPRLVQAARTGAIVFGGRRGRYESWPRQISSWLFKHALAWRSGGRLPPDAGLFVALPRPAIDRLLALPVAQPYVVGMLTRTGLPLRSIPVQRAAAPERRSSYSNRQRLRLAWHGLRSLQSEPASGDWRDRVRVRERLGQRFTDGCARSSGTLPAGSPTGVRA from the coding sequence ATGGCCTGTGATTTGTCGATCGTGGTGCCGGTGCACCGCAACGCTGCCACCCTGCGCGAGCTGCATGCGCGCCTCAGCCGCGCCGCCCAACACAGCGGCGCCGATTACGAACTGATCTTTGTTGACGATGCCTGTCCGCAGCACTCGCTGACGGTCTTGCGCGAGCTGGCCGCGCGCGATGCGCGCGTCGCGGTGCTGGCGCTGGCCGAGAACGTCGGTCAGAACACAGCGGTGCTGGCCGGGCTGGAGCTGGCGCGCGGCGCGGTGGCCGTAGTTCTGGATGCCGATCTGCAGGACCCGCCCGAAGCGATCCCGCGCCTGGTGCAGGCCGCGCGCACCGGCGCGATCGTCTTCGGCGGACGGCGCGGACGCTACGAGTCCTGGCCGCGGCAGATCAGCTCCTGGCTCTTCAAACACGCGCTGGCCTGGCGTTCAGGGGGACGTCTGCCGCCGGATGCCGGACTGTTCGTGGCGCTGCCGCGCCCGGCAATCGATCGGCTGCTGGCGTTGCCGGTGGCGCAGCCGTACGTTGTCGGCATGCTGACGCGCACCGGTCTGCCGCTGCGGAGCATCCCGGTGCAGCGCGCTGCCGCGCCCGAACGGCGCTCTTCGTATTCGAACCGGCAACGGCTGCGCCTGGCCTGGCACGGACTGCGCAGCCTCCAAAGCGAACCCGCGAGCGGCGACTGGCGCGATCGTGTGCGTGTCCGGGAGCGGTTGGGACAGCGCTTTACCGATGGCTGCGCCCGGTCGAGCGGAACGCTGCCCGCGGGCAGCCCGACGGGAGTGCGGGCATGA
- a CDS encoding D-2-hydroxyacid dehydrogenase: MRLLLMYEPSAQHRAALTAAAPGATLLVARSEAEAQQLIAEADAVLGNRYFLQALPYARRLRWMQSNSMGMDLILRAGEQLREVVLTNARGVYDDELAEHCLALALALARGLHLARDRQQQRRWERMPLATLAGRRALILGWGGVGRAIARRLRALGMTVAGVRRSHQGPPAPDADGFLIWGPASWRAALPHTDLLILALPLTPDTYRLVGAEELAALPAHAWLINIGRGATLDESALLHALASDRLAGAALDVLADEPPPPDHPIWAEARVLLTPHVGRSLEQPPYRWEALFVENVRRFAAGEPLLNVVDQQRGY, translated from the coding sequence ATGCGGCTCCTGTTGATGTACGAACCATCGGCGCAGCATCGCGCTGCGCTGACGGCAGCCGCGCCCGGCGCGACGCTGCTGGTGGCCCGCTCCGAGGCCGAGGCGCAACAGTTGATCGCGGAGGCCGACGCGGTGCTGGGCAACCGCTATTTTCTCCAGGCGCTGCCCTACGCCCGTCGGCTGCGCTGGATGCAGTCCAACTCGATGGGCATGGACCTGATCCTGCGCGCCGGCGAGCAGCTGCGCGAAGTGGTGCTGACCAACGCGCGCGGCGTGTACGACGACGAACTGGCCGAGCACTGTCTGGCGCTGGCGTTGGCGCTGGCGCGCGGGCTGCACCTGGCACGCGATCGGCAACAGCAGCGGCGTTGGGAACGCATGCCGCTGGCGACGCTGGCAGGCCGGCGCGCGCTGATCCTGGGCTGGGGCGGCGTTGGACGGGCCATTGCGCGCCGCCTGCGCGCATTGGGCATGACCGTCGCCGGCGTGCGGCGCAGCCATCAGGGACCGCCCGCCCCCGACGCCGACGGCTTTCTGATCTGGGGACCGGCCAGCTGGCGCGCCGCGCTGCCGCACACCGACCTGCTGATCCTGGCGCTGCCGCTGACCCCCGACACCTACCGGCTGGTCGGCGCCGAGGAGCTGGCCGCGCTGCCGGCGCACGCCTGGCTGATCAACATCGGACGCGGCGCTACGCTGGACGAATCGGCGCTGCTCCATGCGCTGGCGAGCGACCGGCTAGCCGGTGCGGCGCTGGATGTGCTGGCCGACGAACCGCCCCCGCCCGACCATCCGATCTGGGCCGAAGCGCGCGTGCTGCTCACGCCGCATGTCGGGCGCAGCCTCGAGCAGCCGCCCTACCGCTGGGAAGCGCTGTTCGTGGAGAATGTGCGGCGCTTCGCCGCGGGCGAGCCGCTGCTCAACGTCGTCGATCAGCAACGAGGATACTGA
- a CDS encoding aldolase/citrate lyase family protein, which translates to MIEVGRVLGSRPAREAGTPPAAAEAAAFELLLFATDPALIRRAVSAGVNGIIVDWEHLGKATRQAGADTQINYHTLADLERVRACTSAPVLCRINGFGLTTADEIEAAIGAGADELLLPMVRHPREVERALVLINGRCRLGILVETIEALRHLPALAQLPLARVYVGLNDLALARGTPNIFTAIADGTVARIRRHFSVPFGFGGLTVPEGGRPIPCRLLMGELARLDCRFTFLRRSFCADTAGRDLNVEIARIRAALEGAWQRPPAAVAEDHARLLAAIRAWRGHLPARERHA; encoded by the coding sequence ATGATCGAGGTAGGTCGTGTGCTCGGCAGCCGACCGGCGCGGGAGGCCGGCACCCCTCCCGCCGCGGCAGAGGCGGCTGCGTTCGAGCTATTGCTCTTCGCCACCGACCCGGCGTTGATTCGGCGTGCCGTTAGCGCCGGCGTGAACGGCATCATCGTTGACTGGGAGCACCTAGGCAAGGCGACGCGCCAGGCGGGCGCCGATACGCAGATCAACTACCACACGCTGGCCGATCTGGAGCGTGTGCGCGCCTGCACCAGCGCGCCGGTGCTGTGTCGCATCAACGGCTTCGGCCTCACCACCGCCGACGAGATCGAGGCGGCCATCGGCGCGGGCGCCGACGAGCTGCTGCTGCCGATGGTACGCCATCCACGCGAGGTCGAGCGCGCGCTGGTGCTGATCAACGGACGCTGCCGGCTGGGCATCCTGGTGGAAACCATCGAAGCGCTGCGCCATCTGCCGGCGCTGGCGCAGTTGCCGCTGGCGCGCGTCTATGTCGGCCTGAACGATCTGGCGCTGGCGCGGGGCACGCCCAACATCTTCACCGCGATTGCCGATGGGACCGTCGCGCGCATCCGCCGCCACTTCAGCGTGCCCTTCGGCTTCGGCGGCCTGACCGTACCGGAGGGTGGCCGGCCCATTCCCTGCCGGCTGCTGATGGGCGAGCTGGCGCGGCTCGACTGCCGCTTCACCTTTCTGCGGCGTTCGTTCTGCGCCGACACCGCCGGGCGCGATCTGAACGTTGAGATCGCCCGCATCCGCGCCGCGCTGGAGGGCGCCTGGCAGCGTCCACCCGCGGCCGTGGCCGAGGATCATGCCCGGCTGCTGGCGGCGATCCGCGCTTGGCGCGGCCATCTGCCGGCGCGCGAGCGCCACGCCTGA